The following is a genomic window from Elusimicrobiaceae bacterium.
AACGCCCTCATATTGTTGCGGCCGGTCACCAGGATATTGTAATAGCGGTCCAGAAAAGCGCCATAAGCGCCTTCCATGAAATCGGATCCGCCCGTCACATACGTCGCGCTGCTCAGCAGCTGGGACAGATCGGCGTTGTATTTCCGTACCGTATAATAGTAAGAGCCGCCGGTCTGCTCCACACCCGCCATCACTATGCCCAGATCGGTTGAATCGTAAACCAGAGCGCGGCCCATTGTATATCCGTCCGAGGTGAGCGCCGCGGAAGACATGAATACCAGAGAATTGCTAAACCGCACGGTAACCGCCTTGGAATCGGTGTAAGTGCCGATCTTGCCGGTCACATAAACCGTGTCGTCCGGCGCTATCAGGATACCCGCCGCCTGCTGAAATCCCGGCGCGCCGGTTTCGCTGTAGGTCTGGTCGTCCAGTTTGTTGAGCCCGGAGTCAAATTTGGCTATACGGTATTCCGATCCGCCGGGCTCCCAGTTCGACACATAGATGTCACCCGCCGTATCGAACGCCAGGCCGGTGCCCACGCCGCCAGGTTCGGTATACGAGGAAATCAACACCAGCGAAGTTGAAAGTTTCATCAGCAGCAGTTTCGTGTCGGTATCCGACCCGCCGGTGATAACCAGATCGCCGGCGGAATCCTGCCTGATAACATTCGCCACGTCAGACGATCCGGCAAAAGTGGCCGACGCCTGAAACACCAGCCCGGAATCATATTTGAACACGGCGACATTCCCGCCCAGTTCCGAACAGATATATACATTGCCCGAAGCGTCAACAGTCAGCCCGACGGTATAATAACTGCCCGCGCTGGAACCTTCCGTGGAAAGAACCGACGCGACCGGATTCAAAAACTCGTCCAGCTTCTGCACGAAAAACCCGTCCGGGCTCTCGGTTTTCCCGGCCACATAAAAATAGGACCCGTACTGCGCGATTTTATTGCCCTCCACGCCCGACGAAAACGTATTGCTCGAACCCACCAGCATCGTGGTGTTCGCAGCAGACGCCGCATGAACGCCGCCCAGCAGCAACGCCAGTATCAGGCCCGCTGTTTTAGCCGCTTTGCCGGCGGCGGCGCCGCCAGCCTTTTCCGGCTGCCCTCCGGCTTTGTTCGCAACAGACGCAGGTCTGGCGGCCGGCGCTGATTTGCCCGAACCCGGCGCGGATTTAGGCTTCTTCATATCGCTTACGGGCGGGATCGTGCCGTCCGCACTGAGCCGCTCGACCGTATCCGCTATCCGCAGCATTTCGTCTTCCATCAGAGTGCTGTCAATATCCTGCATCATGTGGATCTGCTCATCCAGCAGCCGCGCCACGGACGGATGAAGTTTCGAAAGGATTTCCTTGCGGAAAGACTGTTCCGACATCTTCAGAACCCGCGCAAACGCCACCACGCCTGCGTCGCGGAAAATGCGCGCTATGGCTTTGGAGTCGTAAAGCAGCAGATCCTTCATCTCGAAAATGGAACCTTCCAGGGTCTGGCAGTATTCCTTGTCCATCACGGAAATCATCTGCAGCAGGTTCTTGCGCGGCGAACCCGGCACGCTCTGCAGAATCCTGCGAGCCTGATCCAGCCCGCCCATCTGGAAACCCATCTGGCTGCGCAGCTTGCGGTCCAGCTCTTTCACATATTCGGGATTGCCGTATTTGATCCGCTTGAACTGCATCAGCAGGCTGACCTGCATCTTCATCGGCAGATGCATGAGCAGCTGCGAAGCCACTTTCCGCGGCAATACCTGCAGCACTATGCCGGACACCTGCGGCGGCTCCTTTATCAGCACCCCCGCAAGCGCTTTGAGGTTCTCTTTATTGATAAATGTGAACAGTTCGCCCGCGCCTTGGGTAACGGTAAGCGCGCCGCCGGCCAGCGTAGACTCGCCGCCTCCGCCGCCGCCACCCCCGCCGCCCCCGCCCGCAAGCGGCGACAGCGCCGCCTCAAGCGGTGAAGGCCCGCTTCCGCCCTTGTGTTCCATGTCGGTAATCTGCGGCGCGACCTTGAGATACCGGCTCAGCGGCCCGAACAAAAACGCAATGACAAGAATCCACAGCAACAGGGTAACACCGCGCATGACGGCTTCCCAGTTCATCGTGTCCCAGAAAGCTTTTTTGAGTTCCACCGGCCGGCGGCCGAGGCTTTCGATTTTAATTGTATCGCCGTTAGCGGTGTCCAGTTCCAGAATAGTGGACGCCACTTTCGTCACCATCTCCATCTTTGATGAAGTCATCTCGTACGGCAGGAAAATCGTGGCGGTGAGCTTCCGGTCGTATTGCATCATCAGGGAAGCCGAAGCGTCGGAAGTGTGTTTTGTAAACTCCGGGTTGATCGGGACGCCGGGCAACGCTATGCCCCGGCGGGACATGTTTTTGGAGGGATCGTCACCCGCTTTGCCTTTCGGCGTCCATTCGGTGCGCACCACCACTGTCGCGTCTACGGGGCCCAGAATGGTCTTTATCGCCGCCTGAACCCGTTCTTCCATCAGGCGTTCCACCATCACCTGCCGCACAATGAGCGACGAATCAACACCTGCTCCGTCCTGCGCCATCACCGGCGCCGCCATTGCGCAAACCGCGCAGGCAATCACCAGGAACTGCCGCCATATCGGGTGGTTCATCAAACTTTTCTCCATGAAATCACTTGTACTGCTGATACTCGCTGTAGAGGTACTGCATATCCACGCCGGTCCCCTCAAATTTGTCAATCATCGCTTTGAGTTCGGCGGACACAACCTCTTTTGCCCGTTTAGCCCGCTTGTTGCGGTTATACTGGGCAATCGCCAGCTGGTATTCGCGGGTAATATCGGCGGACGCGCGTTTCTTCGATCCGCCCGCCTTGCGCCCGCTGCCTGCGTCCTGATTGATAAACTGTTTCAGGTCCGCATTGTTCGGATCAAGAACGAGCGCTTTTTTCCACGCCGAGCGTGCCGCGTCATCATAACCCATGCCCCAGTAGGCCGAGCCCATACGGGTGAGCGCCAGCACGTTTTCAGGATCCAGATCCAGCACTTCCTGACATAACGTGATGGCCGATATGTTCTTGTCCTCGTACATAAATTCCAGCGCTTCCTGCAGACGCTGCTCGACCAGCGTCATGTTCGGCAGGATTTTCTGCTTCGCCGCGACATCGGGGAATTCCCGCCTGATCAGATCGCTCAGTTTGCCCAGCGTGGCGTCTCCGGGCCACAGCTGCCGCGCATAGGTGGCGGCGTCCAGCGAAGCGCGGCCGTCGTTCGTGATATACTTGTCAATCGCGCGCTTGATCAGCCGCCCTTTCTTGTCACGCGTGGA
Proteins encoded in this region:
- a CDS encoding FliG C-terminal domain-containing protein → MNHPIWRQFLVIACAVCAMAAPVMAQDGAGVDSSLIVRQVMVERLMEERVQAAIKTILGPVDATVVVRTEWTPKGKAGDDPSKNMSRRGIALPGVPINPEFTKHTSDASASLMMQYDRKLTATIFLPYEMTSSKMEMVTKVASTILELDTANGDTIKIESLGRRPVELKKAFWDTMNWEAVMRGVTLLLWILVIAFLFGPLSRYLKVAPQITDMEHKGGSGPSPLEAALSPLAGGGGGGGGGGGGESTLAGGALTVTQGAGELFTFINKENLKALAGVLIKEPPQVSGIVLQVLPRKVASQLLMHLPMKMQVSLLMQFKRIKYGNPEYVKELDRKLRSQMGFQMGGLDQARRILQSVPGSPRKNLLQMISVMDKEYCQTLEGSIFEMKDLLLYDSKAIARIFRDAGVVAFARVLKMSEQSFRKEILSKLHPSVARLLDEQIHMMQDIDSTLMEDEMLRIADTVERLSADGTIPPVSDMKKPKSAPGSGKSAPAARPASVANKAGGQPEKAGGAAAGKAAKTAGLILALLLGGVHAASAANTTMLVGSSNTFSSGVEGNKIAQYGSYFYVAGKTESPDGFFVQKLDEFLNPVASVLSTEGSSAGSYYTVGLTVDASGNVYICSELGGNVAVFKYDSGLVFQASATFAGSSDVANVIRQDSAGDLVITGGSDTDTKLLLMKLSTSLVLISSYTEPGGVGTGLAFDTAGDIYVSNWEPGGSEYRIAKFDSGLNKLDDQTYSETGAPGFQQAAGILIAPDDTVYVTGKIGTYTDSKAVTVRFSNSLVFMSSAALTSDGYTMGRALVYDSTDLGIVMAGVEQTGGSYYYTVRKYNADLSQLLSSATYVTGGSDFMEGAYGAFLDRYYNILVTGRNNMRAFSVLYFGPPIIKTVSEGHQNATAEVDITGKNFAAGMTVSIASATTGTVSYVDSTHIRLNVTLPDSVPLGHADVSVANTDGRETLLMNAMQVVREEDALTAIATHTIEAVTVFGSMTIVFPAGAFANDYTIRLSIPYTIPPVIEGYATTGVALQIDSSETLISSYPLTMMYRAEDAGKFDASKFVLAGYSTVYSTWTTFTSTVLTATRTVSAEVSQLGEFSILTPARTGGGGGGDGPDTSRTDVYIYPNPYRPGSGGNYDNPSGVTGMIITNLTPLASFKFQVLDAAGEEVYYNTETADATGKSVFKAQSTGGVPLASGVYFFIVRDGGGTELKKGKFAVIR